The sequence actcctccccctccctcccggaaagtcctaagcgctgccaaacagctgttatgcggcgggcaggaagcgctgggacggggaggagcggggacatggcgcgctcaggggaggaggaggcaaggtgggggcaggggcaggggcaggggcagggggagcttggctgccggtgggtgtggagcacccgctaatttttccctgtaggtgctccagccccgcagcACCCATGGCATCAGCGCCTAtgctcaccccccacacccatccATCCCTCTTCTGTCTGTTCTGCTTTCTTTGATTCATTCCTCCTGCCCCAGACTCTGGTGTACATGTACGGGGACCTGCTGAGCAACGTGGGGGCGGCGGAGAAGGTGTTCGAGTACCTGGACCGGGAGCCGGCCGTGCGCACCGACGGGACGCGGGCGCCGGAGTCGCTGCAGGGACACGTCTCCTTCCACAACGTCTCCTTCTCCTACCCCTCCCGCCCGGACCGCCAGGTCCTAAAGGTACCTACAGCGAGGCGGCTACACCCCACCCCTGGCTCAAAGCCCAAGGGGAGGGGATCCCCCAGCTCACAGCCCCAGGCCggatcccccagctcccagcccctctgatcTCCCCACGCGACAGGCACTTTGATACTCTCCCCACTGTCCCAGGACGTGTCCTTCGAGCTGCGTCCCGGGGAGGTGACGGCGCTGGTGGGGCTGAACGGCAGTGGGAAGAGCACGTGTGTGGGGCTGCTGGAGCGGTTCTAcgagccccaggctggggagatCCTGCTGGACGGGGCGCCCCTCCGGGAGTACGAGCACCGGTACCTGCACCGCCAGGtgagggcagcggggggcagggtctgggctgCTGCTCACTGGGTGTGACGAGTTGAGCAGGTCTCAGCCCCTAACACTGCCCCCTCTCGCCGGCAGGTGGCCCTGGTGGGGCAGGAGCCCGTCCTCTTCTCCGGCTCCATCCGGGAGAACATCGCCTATGGGCTGGGGGGCTGCGGGGAGGAGCAGGTCaccagggcggccagagcggccCACGCCTCCGGGTTCATCGCGGAGCTGGACAGCGGCTTTGAGACAGGTGAGTCACCACTGCCCACGCTGCAAGGGCTTCTGGGAAaggtcccctgctctaaccactaggccccactcccctcccagagctgggatagaacccaggagtcctggctcccacctgcTCTaagccaccagcccccactcccgtcccagagctgggatagaacccaggagtcctgacccctctctctctctctctggccccctGCAGACGTGGGGGAGAAGGGCGGGCAGCTCTCGGTGGGGCAGAAGCAGCGGATCGCCATCGCCCGGGCACTGATCCGCCAGCCGGCCGTGCTGATCCTGGATGAAGCCACCAGCGCGCTGGATGTGGAGAGCGAATGCGCGGTGAGTGGTGGGGGCAGTGGGATCCGAACTCTGAACCTGGCCGGCCTTAGTGTCTCCGGTCTGCGTCGTGTGCGGATGGACCGTAATgcggctgtgctcctcccccTAGATCCGCCAGTCGGTGTTGAGCCGGGGGCGCCGGACGGTGCTGGTGATCGCCCACCACATGCAGACGGTGGAGAACGCCGACAGGATCGTGGTGCTGGAGGGCGGGGCCGTGGCCGAGGAGGGGACGCACGCCAAGCTGATGGGGCGCAAGGGGCCCTACTACAGACTGGTGCAGAGAGACCTGGCCGAGtaacccccccgccccggggaaTAGCCCAACACCGGCCTTACGGctcgtcccctcctccccccggcacaGGGTGACATGAAACATACTGACAGCGGCTGATTAGCGGCTGATGTCGGGTCACTGGTTTATCACCTGCGTTGGGTTTCGGTTCTGTgcggggagtcctgggggggcaggcGTGTTCGACTGGCTGAGCGCGAGACGAGTGTTTTGTAAAATACATTGACGAGGTGAAACATCTGAGCGGCGTCTGTGACGGTCTCTGGCTGGAAACGCCGTCGCTGGTCCCGTGCTGCAGCGTTCGCTCTCGCTGGAACCAGGCCGTGGCTGTAACGCCCCACGGAACCAGTCGTGTTTAACGGAGAACGTGGCCTCCCGGTCAGGCTGGAGCTCTGCGACCCGCCCGGAGAGCTGGGAATTGCGGGTCAGTGCGTGGCTGGGGCTCGGCCCGGGCATTGCCAGCGCACGGCTGTGgagagccagcaggaggcgctccaGGCTCCGAGCGGGTGGGTCTGGCTCACAGTAACAGCAGCCGCTGTCTGTCAGCACCGGGGCCAGGGTCACTCCGGTTTCTATCCCAGGCTGGCGGAGCAGagctgagcctggggaggggccGCAGGCCGGCAGGGGGTCACTGGGTCACAGACGCTGAAATGTCAGACAGGCCTgagcccctgggggcaggggggtgagaCAGGCTGTTAATGATGGCGGCTGTAGGGACATTGACGGTCTCTGAGCTAAATAAAACTTAACAAGGCGAATGGAATCGCTCAGCTTCCCTGGGAGGTGGGTCAGTGTCACTATctccagagggggaaactgaggcaaagtaacAGGGGAGTGATTGTGTCAAAATTAGACAGCAAGTCAGTGGagacccagctcccagccctccccctcaTAACCCACTAgctccacactcccctcccagagccagggctagaacccaggaatcctgggtcccAGCCTCCCCCGGCTCTACCCAATAACAATTCTTTCCTGAACCTCTGTGGACTAAGCCAGCAAAGCCCAGCACTGGCTCCCCCTGCGCTGGGTGGGGTCGCTGACGGAGGGGGGTGTAGTGTTTGTAGAACTGTCTCTGATACCAGCCCTGCTCTGGAGGATGGGCTTGTGGCTCTGTaacagcagggggggggggagggggctggtgtTTTTGTGCAGGTCCTACACCAGCTCTGGGTCATCTTCCACCCACAGTGCTGTGGCTCTGGGATTCTCAATCAGGGAGAATGGAACCGAATCTGTGGCACtgagcggggagggaagggggtcgTGGCAGCCCCCCCAGGGACACACCCATGGGAGGGTGAAGGAGGGAAGGGGTTGTTCTGCTTAGCCAGGGTGAAAGTACAAACTCCCTCCCTGGGTGTGTCGGCTGCCTGGGCCAGGGACCGCAGCGGAAGGAACAGGACCCCCCAACTGTCCATTACTCAGGGGGTGATCCCGACCgacctcccccccagtgtagccaGCGTTGTGTCACCAGGACAGCTGCTCCTGTCcactctcagggaggtggagcgCCGCCTCCGGTGTCGGCAGAGGCGGTGCCTTCGCTAAGCACCTCAGCAGAGCAGCTGCACCGGTGCCGCCCTGGCGGTGGGGACCAGCCGCAGTAGCGTTGACGGGAGGATGAAGGAGATGCCCAGCCCCTGCTGTCAGGGCTGCCTCCAGCTGCACCGGCCCCTTGCCTAGGTCAGGGTCAGGAGCCTGGGGGCTGGTAAATGCGGCTTCTGCTCTAGttccccatccccactcaccTGCCACCCATTAAACTGGGCCccagacgggggtggggggggtggctcTGAGGTGCCAGacttggcctggcctggcccccctAGGGCCTGTGTTTGACCCTCTGAGCGAGACTCCCAAGGGGAGATTAGCCCCCTCCACACCCCGTTCCCTTCTCAGGGCCTGTCCACACACACTGGTTGCTGCAGCCGGGCCGGTGTAACCAGCGCGGTGCGTCGTTCTGCGTGTGGCTGCAGTGAAACACGGCTCGGCCTGTACACGTGGGGGATGCACGGCCCGGTGTGAGCACCGTGCTAGCAACACAACCGGTCCTGTCCAGGTACCCCTGCCCGCCCCAAGCAGTGACGCTGGTGCAAACCCCGTGTGACTCAGGCCGTAGCAGGTGAAGGTTTATCACCCCGCGGGTGAGTGTCTGTATGAAACCCCCAAGCACCACAGAGTACAGCGCACGTCACATCCCATATTTACTGGGGTGAGGGACATGACTGGTAAAGGTGCAGAAACCCCCCAAACCAGCCCCTGTCCGACCTACCCTTACCTCAGACCCTGTTAATGACGGGGGGGGAAAGGCCACAGTTGAGGTGCTGCTCTCTGAAGGATTCATTCTCCCCAGCTGGCCCCAGTCCTCGAACCCTGCACCGGACTGTCAGAGCCCCCAGGCCACCCCCACCGCAGCCCCATTCCAGGATCTGAACCCGTCCTAGCCCGGGGTTACTGTGTGCAGTGCCCAGGCTGCGTGGCCCCACACAGGGTAAACTGGCACTACAGCCatggtggccacagcctcctgtaTCTTGGCCTGTCAGTCCCGGACCCAGCTtagctgccccactccccacccctccacatgttccctgccccagctggaggGGGGGTTCATGGGCTGGCTGCTCAAGGATTCATTTGAACCCCAGTTTAAAGGAAGTGCTTTAGGAAGCCTCCTCACAGGTCTCTAAGGGGTTTAGGAGCACCAGGCTCATTGACCATTCCTGGTAGGCATGCCCCTAAATCCCTTGGGCACTCTTGGAAACTCTCCCCCAGTCACAGTCCCTGTAATGTCCCCGGCCCGTCATCTCTGCTCTGTATCCGATGAGCGTTCAGCAGGGGCAGCCTGGCCTGTCTCAGTCACCCTGTCGCTCAGGGCGGCGACGGCTCTGGGCGGCTGCGTCTCATCAGTGTCGCTGCTGcccaccccgcccctgcccaaCACCCATTATTCACCCCCAAACGCTTCCGCCCACCCCAAACCCAACGTACACGTGCCAGCCCCTTCCTGCCAGGCCCCTGTGCTCCCCAGCACTgccatacaccccccccccccattccctgacccGCCCCAGACAGAATCCTCCAAACAGgctgaagagagattaaaaccCCAAACCGACATTTATTGTGTCAAATGAAAATCACCAAGAGATATAACGTTACTatttaaaactctttttaaaatcttaagcAAAAAAAATTACACCCGTCACACACAAAATCATCCCATTTGGGAGCAGAATCGGCGCcagcttaggctttgtctacacgcAAACGTGCACCAGATCAGTGAGCGGACGCTGATTCTGGTAGGAGAGGAGGCTTTTTCTGGTGTCTCTTGAGTCACTTGGGAATCAGTTTAAATCAAAACAAGCCCTGTCTTACACCAGactaagtgtgtccacacaggcatTTAACTAgcgcactttaaattcacaccgtTGTAGTTACACCGGTGCAAAtcgccatgtagacaaggccttacccCGGAGTGACCAGcgccctgacagcaggatttaTCCCATTACACAGGAAGCTGcagtagcaaaaagaagaacatctGAATACCGTAATCACAGAAACAGAAAACGGGGGCTAAGTTACAATCCAAGCGAACAGAACAGTGTGTGCTGGGTACAGCCCTACGCTAACAATTCAGTCCAGCCAACCCTGGTTATTTTTCTATACAAACCAGATCTTCAGCGAtacaagttttcattttttcaaaaacaagacAGTTCTGTAGAAATCAAATAATAAGCGACCCCGACCATCCCAGCCAGTCTGCAGCCAAGGAAAGTTCAATTCTCTCACAGGTGGGTGTTTAGCTTGGGTACAATCAAGGCAAAGGGCTTTAAGCAGAAGGCGGAAGGTGCTGATGAGCTGTTGCATTCCCAGGAGTCTGATCTGCTCCCGTCTCTCCTTGGTCTGGGATCCCCCCAGCCGGCTGCGCAGGGGCCAATGGGCTCCGTTACGCTGCAGAATGAGACAGGGACAGTCAGCGCTGGGTCGGGTGAGCAGACCCAGCAGTGCCAGCTCTGGTACTGGGCCCATCTGGCGCTCGGGGTAAAGCTCTGACTGGGCGCCACACCCCGCGCCGAGGGGGAGGAG comes from Trachemys scripta elegans isolate TJP31775 unplaced genomic scaffold, CAS_Tse_1.0 scaffold_123, whole genome shotgun sequence and encodes:
- the LOC117870272 gene encoding antigen peptide transporter 2-like, with translation TLVYMYGDLLSNVGAAEKVFEYLDREPAVRTDGTRAPESLQGHVSFHNVSFSYPSRPDRQVLKDVSFELRPGEVTALVGLNGSGKSTCVGLLERFYEPQAGEILLDGAPLREYEHRYLHRQVALVGQEPVLFSGSIRENIAYGLGGCGEEQVTRAARAAHASGFIAELDSGFETDVGEKGGQLSVGQKQRIAIARALIRQPAVLILDEATSALDVESECAIRQSVLSRGRRTVLVIAHHMQTVENADRIVVLEGGAVAEEGTHAKLMGRKGPYYRLVQRDLAE